In Vairimorpha necatrix chromosome 8, complete sequence, a single window of DNA contains:
- a CDS encoding serpin-type proteinase inhibitor 20 has translation MDIFFQYKLMIICNLSILHMYNEIRNTSEDIYFDKNKEVARLGKRMEAMERMLCEIKRLRTLYSIGKGTLVEGEVYNAVLAAITDSFKSDVFSPYGFCSTLCMLLQITEGEIKESFLNILKTYGFRLDESFYHDMKNHISSLTNIDVQPGVKNLLCHDKRQKIYDYIERCKKIFRFKCEKDSNSSENVSNKFMRIINALFRNKSLFSPERPLFLINSVYFKGEWLNKFNPEHTSMKKFYNKDKTSKVSMMKQKNIFHVLYKNKLHFLRIDLKDFFGVLCLVIVLPDKNFYIPEQLLLEFKIEFRKLISGDCTIQNVDLELPKFEIETECNLNKVLNTFFHSDLMDKEFKLNSSFSPYDIIKMNIKHKTTIEFNESGICTEETNLQNESFLNDKHSINYFCNRPFVFYLFDIRKLQVKSDENLETPFFPVVVGRYTGPNN, from the coding sequence atggatattttttttcaatataagTTAATGATTATATGTAATTTAAGTATTTTACACATGTATAACGAAATCAGAAATACATCTgaagatatttattttgataaaaataaggaAGTTGCACGATTGGGGAAAAGAATGGAGGCCATGGAAAGAATGTTAtgtgaaataaaaagattgaGAACATTGTATAGTATTGGTAAGGGTACTTTGGTTGAAGGCGAAGTATACAATGCAGTACTAGCGGCCATCACTGATAGTTTTAAGAGTGATGTCTTCTCGCCGTATGGCTTTTGTTCTACACTTTGTATGCTTTTACAAATTACAGAAGGCGAGATAAAagaatcatttttaaatattcttaaaaCTTATGGGTTTAGGCTTGACGAGTCCTTTTACCACGATATGAAAAATCATATTAGTTCTTTGACAAATATAGATGTACAACCCGgggttaaaaatttgttatgTCATGataaaagacaaaaaatatacgaTTATATAGAaagatgtaaaaaaatatttagatttaAATGTGAAAAAGATTCAAATTCTTCGGAAAATGTAAGTAATAAGTTTATGAGAATTATAAATGCGTTATTTAGAAACAAATCCTTATTTTCCCCAGAGAGACcgttatttttaattaatagtGTGTACTTCAAAGGAGAGtggttaaataaatttaatccCGAACATACatcaatgaaaaaattttataataaggATAAAACTTCTAAGGTATCAATGATGAAGcaaaagaatatatttcatgttttgtataaaaataagctTCATTTTTTACGCATTGAcctaaaagatttttttggtGTATTATGTTTAGTAATAGTTTTGcctgataaaaatttctacatTCCGGAGCAACTTCTTTTGGAATTCAAAATTGAATTTAGAAAACTGATTAGTGGAGATTGTACAATACAGAACGTTGACCTAGAACTGCCTAAGTTTGAGATCGAAACTGAATGCAATCTcaataaagttttaaatacGTTTTTTCACTCAGATCTCATGGATAAAGAGTTTAAACTAAATTCTAGCTTTTCTCCTTATgacattataaaaatgaatataaagCATAAAACTACTATTGAATTTAATGAATCAGGAATATGTACAGAAGAAACAAATCTTCAAAACGAATCATTTTTGAATGATAAACATagtattaattatttttgtaacagaccttttgtattttatttgttcgATATTAGGAAACTACAAGTGAAGAGCGATGAGAACTTAGAAACTCCTTTTTTTCCAGTAGTAGTTGGAAGATATACAGGAccaaataattaa
- a CDS encoding serpin-type proteinase inhibitor 21, producing the protein MARNFYHKLMVLCDLSILHMYNEIRNTTECTDLDKYRGESRLGKRTQAVEDRLSARELIIDSIYSDFRPIERVVYKAIISASADNFKSDIISPYGFCTIFCVLLQITDGNTKKNLLKIIENHGYNLDDSFIEEMNKNFSSLTCKCDEVRIKNLLCHDKNEKIEKLLKKCKNEFNVEEVIQYFKDDENQFDDVSLNVFNQISKTFNNFINHQIERPLIVINTINIKGKWCKQFNPKNTALKKFYNGKKYFKVPMMKQQGVFKYLYEDGLHFLQMDLKEKSDLLYLVIILPDTDIYLPEYLHFEFKNEFKKLITGDCQSFNVDLEIPKFKIETECDLKKVFGSFLECDLMDELLGYVSESKSSDNKKMNIRQKAAIEFTESGVSTQESNPLYESEIIDDLLISYHCNRSFVFYLFDTRNIQVGKNEDLMTSIFPLLVGRYTGPNYDL; encoded by the coding sequence ATGGCAAGGAATTTCTACCACAAGCTCATGGTCCTATGTGATTTAAGCATTTTACATATGTACAACGAAATCAGAAATACAACCGAATGTACTGACTTAGATAAATATAGAGGAGAATCTCGACTAGGAAAACGAACTCAAGCAGTGGAAGATAGGTTAAGTGCAAGGGAGCTCATAATTGATTCTATTTATAGTGACTTCAGACCAATTGAGAGGGTTGTATATAAGGCAATAATATCCGCCTCCGctgataattttaaaagtgaCATCATTTCTCCGTATGGTTTCTGCACCATATTTTGCGTTTTGTTACAAATCACTGATGGTaacactaaaaaaaatttattaaaaattattgaaaacCATGGATATAACTTAGACGATTCATTTATCGAAGAAATGAATAAGAACTTCTCATCGCTAACCTGTAAATGTGACGAGgtaagaattaaaaatttgttgtGCCATGACAAAAATGagaaaattgaaaaattacttaaaaaatgtaaaaatgaatttaatgTTGAAGAAGtaatacaatattttaaagatgaTGAGAACCAATTTGACGATGTAAGTCTAAATGTTTTCAATCAAATCtctaaaacttttaataattttattaatcaCCAAATAGAGAGGCCATTAATTGTGATTAACACGATTAATATTAAGGGTAAGTGGTGTAAACAATTTAATCCCAAGAACACTgccttaaaaaaattttataatggAAAGAAGTATTTCAAAGTGCCAATGATGAAACAACAAGgtgtatttaaatatttatatgaaGATGGATTACATTTTCTACAAATGGATCTTAAGGAAAAATCAGATTTGCTGTATTTAGTTATAATTTTACCTGATACAGATATTTACCTTCCTGAATATCTgcattttgaatttaaaaatgaatttaagaAGCTGATTACAGGTGATTGTCAATCTTTCAACGTAGATTTAGAAATTCCGAAGTTTAAGATCGAAACAGAGTGTGATcttaaaaaagtatttgGATCTTTTCTAGAATGCGATCTTATGGACGAACTTTTGGGTTATGTTAGCGAATCAAAATCTTCtgacaataaaaaaatgaatataagACAGAAAGCTGCAATTGAATTCACAGAGTCTGGAGTATCCACACAAGAGTCAAATCCGTTATATGAATCAGAAATCATTGATGATCTTTTAATTAGTTACCACTGCAACCGatcttttgtattttatttgtttgatACCAGAAACATACAAGTTGGTAAAAATGAGGATTTAATGACCTCTATTTTTCCTTTGTTAGTAGGAAGATATACAGGTCCTAATTATGATCTCTGA
- a CDS encoding serpin-type proteinase inhibitor 22 — MNYVFYNTFMTLCDLGILHMYNETRNTTEKTDLKESRCGIRLGKRIRAQENFLFENKNLYSKLGAGELDPIEKVVYDSIVSAAADNKKSDVFSPYGLCCIFYVLLQITEGTTKQALLNILENYELKIEDSFYENIKSHIIFFFHEDKCKTLFNVIELIIEFKDTDKRSDTFYSTIYKKTSKIFSSLFSPQIESPLFLMNTVYITSEWLNKFNPRDTKMKKFYNKKCFYKIPMMRQKGVFNYLYADGLRFIRIDLENFSESLCLVIVLPDTNFYIPPQLHMEFKNEFKRLATRDCQYYTVDLEIPKFKIETECNLNKVFNGLLSSDIINKDLELNKDFSPYDTTKMNIKHKTIIEFSESGICTGESYSQNVSNLVAKNTISFFCNRSFVFYLLDIRNSQVLNSEGSFSFIFPVLVGRYTGPKNN; from the exons ATGAACTATGTCTTCTACAATACATTTATGACACTTTGCGATTTAGGCATTTTACATATGTATAACGAAACGAGAAATACAACAGAAAAAACtgatttaaaagaaagtAGATGCGGAATACGGCTAGGAAAACGGATTCGCGcacaagaaaattttttatttgaaaataaaaacttatatTCTAAATTGGGTGCTGGGGAACTGGATCCAATTGAGAAGGTTGTTTATGACTCAATAGTTTCCGCTGCTGCTGACAATAAAAAGAGTGATGTCTTTTCACCATATGGCCTTTGTTGTATCTTCTATGTACTCTTGCAAATTACCGAAGGCACGACTAAACAGgctttattaaatattcttgAAAATTATGAGTTGAAAATAGAGGATTCATTTTacgaaaatattaaatctcatatcattttctttttccaTGAAGAC AAATGTAAAACATTGTTCAATGTTATCGAGTTGattattgaatttaaagaCACTGATAAGAGATCAGATACTTTTTATAGTAcgatatataaaaagacaTCTAAAATCTTCAGCAGTCTTTTTAGTCCTCAAATTGAAAGTCcgttatttttaatgaacACAGTTTATATCACAAGTGAGTGGTTAAACAAATTCAACCCACGTGAcacaaaaatgaaaaagttttataataagaaatgtttttataaaataccAATGATGAGACAAAAAGGtgtatttaattatttatacgCAGATGGGCTTCGTTTTATTCGTATTGACCTCGAAAATTTTTCCGAATCATTATGTTTAGTGATAGTTCTACCTGATACcaatttctatattccGCCACAACTTCACATGGAGttcaaaaatgaatttaaaaggCTGGCAACTAGAGATTGTCAATATTACACTGTAGACTTAGAAATACCAAAATTTAAGATCGAAACCGAGTGCAATCTTAATAAAGTTTTCAACGGACTACTTTCATCAGATATCATAAACAAGGATTTAGAACTTAATAAAGACTTTTCCCCTTATGACACTACAAAAATGAATATCAAGCATAAAACTATCATTGAGTTTAGTGAATCGGGTATATGTACAGGAGAGTCATATTCTCAAAATGTGTCAAATTTGGTAGCCAAGAATActataagttttttttgcaatcGATCTTtcgtattttatttattggaTATCAGAAATTCGCAAGTTTTAAATAGCGAAGGatcattttcttttatcttTCCTGTACTGGTTGGAAGATATACTGGaccaaaaaataattaa
- a CDS encoding serpin-type proteinase inhibitor 23: MTFNLFSYKFNNTFDPMKSLYCTKVMVLCDFSILYFYNEIRNTTGCVDIIKARSGYKLGIRVEIFERMKCKTLNMDYMFGFRFIGPFDNAILNSIFLNAADSYKSDIFSPYSFCVVFCVLLQITEGNTKKSLLKIIESSGLTLDDSFYKDMSKNFKSLVSECTQIGINNFLCHDQNVKIDVLLKKTNKQFNVEEVIIDFKENYNAIEVVGDVISDKTCNLFSNFFSPKVVKPLYLINTVYFKGAWLNQFNSKDTSFKNFYNNTNTCKVPMMKQKGVFKYIYADGLNFLRIDLKGCIDSLCLIIVLPDTDIYISELLYVIYQSEFKRLITGECSSYNVDLEMPKFKIETECNLNNVFKKFLESDLMDKDLDLGVESKSLESTKINVRQETVIEFTESGICTNVKYSKNKSTIIGTKNIYYHCNRPFVFFLFDTRYPLIEDFEGLLISAFPILVGRYTGQ; encoded by the coding sequence atgacgtttaatttattttcatataaatttaacaacACATTTGATCCCATGAAAAGTTTGTATTGTACGAAAGTGATGGTACTGTGTGATTTCAGtattttatacttttataACGAGATCAGAAATACAACCGGCTGTGttgatattataaaagcTCGCTCTGGCTATAAATTAGGTATAAGGGTCgaaatttttgaaagaaTGAAAtgtaaaacattaaatatGGATTATATGTTTGGATTTCGATTTATTGGCCCCTTTGACAATGcaatattaaattcaatctttttaaatgcTGCTGATAGTTATAAAAGTGATATATTTTCGCCATACAGTTTTTGTGTCGTTTTTTGTGTTCTGTTACAAATTACAGAAGGTAATACCAAAAAATCTTTGttgaaaataattgaaTCAAGTGGACTTACTTTAGATGACTCATTCTATAAAGATatgtcaaaaaattttaagtcACTGGTAAGTGAATGCACTCAAATTGGCATCAATAATTTCCTTTGTCATGAccaaaatgtaaaaattgaCGTTTTGCTAAAAAAAAccaataaacaatttaatgTTGAGGAAGTAATAATCGATTTCAAAGAAAACTATAATGCAATTGAAGTGGTCGGCGATGTTATTTCTGATAAAACTTGCAATTtatttagtaatttttttagccCCAAAGTAGTAAAACcgttatatttaattaatacgGTTTATTTCAAAGGTGCGTGGTTGAATCAATTTAACTCAAAAGATACAAgcttcaaaaatttttataacaataCCAATACATGTAAAGTACCAATGATGAAACAAAAGGGggtatttaaatatatttacgCAGATGgacttaattttttacgaATTGATCTTAAGGGCTGTATTGATTCATTGTGTTTAATAATTGTTTTACCAGATACAGACATTTATATTTCCGAACTTCTTTATGTTATATATCAAAGTGAATTTAAAAGACTTATCACTGGAGAATGTTCATCCTACAATGTAGACTTAGAAATGCCCAAGTTTAAAATCGAAACTGAATGTAATCTCAataatgtatttaaaaaatttttagaatcaGATCTCATGGATAAAGATTTGGATTTGGGCGTAGAATCAAAATCATTGGAAAGTACTAAGATTAATGTAAGGCAGGAGACGGTTATTGAGTTTACAGAATCTGGAATATGTacaaatgtaaaatattcCAAGAACAAATCAACTATAATAGGTacgaaaaatatttattatcattGTAATCGACcctttgtattttttttgtttgataCAAGATATCCTCTTATTGAGGATTTCGAGGGTTTGTTGATTTCTGCTTTCCCCATATTGGTGGGAAGATATACAggacaataa